The following are from one region of the Coffea eugenioides isolate CCC68of chromosome 2, Ceug_1.0, whole genome shotgun sequence genome:
- the LOC113761954 gene encoding light-inducible protein CPRF2 isoform X1, giving the protein MDRVFSVDDIADQFWSPPPMPIRLGGDEEESGSVSSSANNNNTTSSSKMINRSSSEWAFQRFLQEASATNHSPSPPQPQPQPASSNPRPQSDVVEINDNISNRDSNAATSDNKNKILNNSSDNLEVKVASTTSFEGPVPPNIPVDSEEYQAFLKSKLDLACAAVALSRANYMKPRESAAMLPDSASQGSSTSTTPVASQVVSKGVGPDPVKGQDKDVGGPLGIPSLPALQKKSGIQMRSTTSGSSREESDEDEGEEEIEVTENMDPADAKRMRRMLSNRESARRSRRRKQAHLTELETQVSQLRVENSSLLKRLTDISTKYNEAAVDNRVLKADVETLRAKVKMAEETVKRVTGLSPLFQAMSEISTISLPSFAASPSDTSTDAAVPIQDDSQHHYYQAPSGNHLPAHSPRIQNGMLEIPSIDNNVCQNPATTAASANKIGRTSSMQRVASLEHLQKRIRGEVGSHGNQGNGDQ; this is encoded by the exons ATGGATAGGGTGTTTTCAGTGGACGACATTGCGGACCAGTTCTGGTCGCCGCCTCCGATGCCGATTCGACTCGGCGGCGACGAGGAGGAGTCGGGCTCGGTCTCATCGTCCGCTAACAACAATAACACCACATCTTCATCGAAGATGATCAACCGCAGCTCATCTGAATGGGCCTTTCAACGCTTTCTCCAAGAAGCCTCCGCAACCAATCATTCGCCATCTCCGCCGCAGCCCCAGCCGCAGCCGGCGTCGTCTAATCCTAGGCCCCAGAGCGACGTCGTCGAGATCAACGATAATATCTCCAATCGGGATTCAAATGCTGCAACTagtgataataaaaataaaattcttaATAATAGTAGTGATAATCTGGAAGTCAAGGTGGCTTCCACGACGTCGTTTGAAGGTCCTGTGCCGCCCAATATTCCCGTTGATTCTGAAGAGTACCAGGCTTTCCTCAAAAGCAAACTCGATTTGGCGTGCGCCGCTGTCGCTTTGTCTAGG GCCAACTATATGAAACCTCGGGAATCTGCTGCCATGCTGCCTGACAGTGCATCGCAAGGATCCAGTACGAGTACGACGCCAGTAGCATCTCAAGTTGTTTCTAAAG GAGTTGGGCCTGATCCTGTCAAAGGACAAGACAAGGATGTTGGGGGGCCACTTGGAATACCTTCATTGCCTGCACTGCAGAAGAAATCTGGGATCCAGATGAGGTCAACCACAAGTGGTTCTTCCAGAGAGGAGTCAGATGAAGACGAAGGTGAAGAAGAAATAGAGGTAACTGAAAATATGGATCCAGCTGATGCAAAACGAATGAGAAG AATGCTTTCAAATAGAGAATCAGCTAGAcgctcaagaagaagaaagcagGCCCATTTGACTGAGCTTGAGACACAG GTTTCTCAGTTGAGAGTTGAAAATTCTTCTTTGTTAAAGCGCCTGACCGACATTAGTACGAAATACAATGAAGCAGCTGTTGATAATAGAGTTCTAAAAGCTGATGTTGAGACATTAAGAGCAAAG GTGAAGATGGCTGAAGAAACTGTTAAAAGGGTTACCGGCTTGAGTCCATTGTTCCAAGCTATGTCAGAGATATCCACTATTTCCCTGCCATCATTTGCTGCTAGTCCGTCAGACACATCGACTGATGCTGCTGTTCCCATCCAAGATGATTCACAGCACCATTATTATCAAGCCCCATCGGGTAATCATCTCCCTGCTCACAGTCCAAGAATCCAAAATGGTATGTTAGAAATTCCTTCCATTGATAACAATGTGTGCCAGAATCCTGCAACAACAGCAGCTTCCGCGAACAAGATAGGAAGAACATCCTCAATGCAACGCGTGGCTAGCTTGGAGCATCTGCAGAAGCGCATTCGTGGGGAGGTGGGCTCCCATGGCAATCAAGGCAACGGAGACCAGTAA
- the LOC113761954 gene encoding light-inducible protein CPRF2 isoform X2 encodes MDRVFSVDDIADQFWSPPPMPIRLGGDEEESGSVSSSANNNNTTSSSKMINRSSSEWAFQRFLQEASATNHSPSPPQPQPQPASSNPRPQSDVVEINDNISNRDSNAATSDNKNKILNNSSDNLEVKVASTTSFEGPVPPNIPVDSEEYQAFLKSKLDLACAAVALSRANYMKPRESAAMLPDSASQGSSTSTTPVASQVVSKGVGPDPVKGQDKDVGGPLGIPSLPALQKKSGIQMRSTTSGSSREESDEDEGEEEIEVTENMDPADAKRMRRMLSNRESARRSRRRKQAHLTELETQVSQLRVENSSLLKRLTDISTKYNEAAVDNRVLKADVETLRAKVKMAEETVKRVTGLSPLFQAMSEISTISLPSFAASPSDTSTDAAVPIQDDSQHHYYQAPSESCNNSSFREQDRKNILNATRG; translated from the exons ATGGATAGGGTGTTTTCAGTGGACGACATTGCGGACCAGTTCTGGTCGCCGCCTCCGATGCCGATTCGACTCGGCGGCGACGAGGAGGAGTCGGGCTCGGTCTCATCGTCCGCTAACAACAATAACACCACATCTTCATCGAAGATGATCAACCGCAGCTCATCTGAATGGGCCTTTCAACGCTTTCTCCAAGAAGCCTCCGCAACCAATCATTCGCCATCTCCGCCGCAGCCCCAGCCGCAGCCGGCGTCGTCTAATCCTAGGCCCCAGAGCGACGTCGTCGAGATCAACGATAATATCTCCAATCGGGATTCAAATGCTGCAACTagtgataataaaaataaaattcttaATAATAGTAGTGATAATCTGGAAGTCAAGGTGGCTTCCACGACGTCGTTTGAAGGTCCTGTGCCGCCCAATATTCCCGTTGATTCTGAAGAGTACCAGGCTTTCCTCAAAAGCAAACTCGATTTGGCGTGCGCCGCTGTCGCTTTGTCTAGG GCCAACTATATGAAACCTCGGGAATCTGCTGCCATGCTGCCTGACAGTGCATCGCAAGGATCCAGTACGAGTACGACGCCAGTAGCATCTCAAGTTGTTTCTAAAG GAGTTGGGCCTGATCCTGTCAAAGGACAAGACAAGGATGTTGGGGGGCCACTTGGAATACCTTCATTGCCTGCACTGCAGAAGAAATCTGGGATCCAGATGAGGTCAACCACAAGTGGTTCTTCCAGAGAGGAGTCAGATGAAGACGAAGGTGAAGAAGAAATAGAGGTAACTGAAAATATGGATCCAGCTGATGCAAAACGAATGAGAAG AATGCTTTCAAATAGAGAATCAGCTAGAcgctcaagaagaagaaagcagGCCCATTTGACTGAGCTTGAGACACAG GTTTCTCAGTTGAGAGTTGAAAATTCTTCTTTGTTAAAGCGCCTGACCGACATTAGTACGAAATACAATGAAGCAGCTGTTGATAATAGAGTTCTAAAAGCTGATGTTGAGACATTAAGAGCAAAG GTGAAGATGGCTGAAGAAACTGTTAAAAGGGTTACCGGCTTGAGTCCATTGTTCCAAGCTATGTCAGAGATATCCACTATTTCCCTGCCATCATTTGCTGCTAGTCCGTCAGACACATCGACTGATGCTGCTGTTCCCATCCAAGATGATTCACAGCACCATTATTATCAAGCCCCATCGG AATCCTGCAACAACAGCAGCTTCCGCGAACAAGATAGGAAGAACATCCTCAATGCAACGCGTGGCTAG
- the LOC113762321 gene encoding uncharacterized protein LOC113762321, whose amino-acid sequence MPSRRTNLRPEEEEVEKEEDDRPRGFGFIFCMAAVGFAYILIPAIFFGKHMENTLSKFVHSEPIQHDDKIAFVVFVGLVLISVVMGVFYFFLAVFHSISLFIFYREKNIRPILDEGQSLVQVNEGIDLIPKVVYKDGE is encoded by the exons ATGCCTAGTAGGAGAACTAACCTGCGGccggaggaggaggaggtggagAAGGAAGAGGACGACCGCCCTAGAGGGTTTGGCTTTATTTTTTGCATGGCTGCTGTAGGCTTTGCATATATACTTATACCAGCCATCTTTTTCGGGAAACATATGGAGAACACTTTGTCGAAATTTGTTCATTCGGAACCTATCCAACATGATGACAAGATTGCCTTCGTAGTATTTGTAGGGCTGGTCTTGATATCCGTTGTAATGggggttttctacttttttcttgCTGTTTTTCATTCCATTAGTCTCTTTATATTCTATAGGGAGAAGAATATCAGACCAATATTGGACGAGGGACAGTCGTTGGTACAAGTCAATGAAG GAATAGACTTAATACCAAAAGTCGTTTACAAAGATGGGGAGTAG